Proteins encoded in a region of the Prunus persica cultivar Lovell chromosome G4, Prunus_persica_NCBIv2, whole genome shotgun sequence genome:
- the LOC18779915 gene encoding imidazole glycerol phosphate synthase hisHF, chloroplastic, with protein sequence MEAPPFASSTKTLSFRSSSPSSLLFLRKNRLNFRPSRNFCVRASSAGDSVVTLLDYGAGNVRSVRNAIRHLGFDVKDVQTPEDILNANRLVFPGVGAFAAAMDVLNKNGMAEALCSYIEKDRPFLGICLGLQLLFESSEEKGPVKGLGLIPGVVGRFDSSNGFRVPHIGWNALQIRKDSLILDDVGSNHVYFVHSYRAMPSDENKEWVSSTCNYGDNFIASVRRGNVHAVQFHPEKSGDVGLSILRRFLYPKAQLTKKPTERKVLKLAKRVIACLDVRTNDKGDLVVTKGDQYDVREHTKENEVRELGKPVELARQYYKDGADEVSFLNITGFRDFPLGDLPMLQVLRYTSENVFVPLTVGGGIRDFTDANGRKYSSLEVASEYFRCGADKISIGSDAVYAAEEYLRTGVKSGNSSLEQISRVYGNQAVVVSIDPRRVYLKNPEDVGFKTIRVTNPGPNGEEFAWYQCTVSGGREGRPIGAYELAKAVEELGAGEILLNCIDCDGQKKGFDIDLIKLISDAVSIPVIASSGAGSAEHFSEVFRKTNASAALAAGIFHRKEVPIQSVKEHLLNEGIEVRI encoded by the exons ATGGAGGCGCCGCCATTTGCTTCTTCTACCAAAACGCTGTCGTTTCGATCATCGTCCCCCTcgtctcttctttttcttcgcAAAAATCGCCTCAATTTCAGACCTTCCAGAAACTTCTGCGTCCGTGCCTCCTCTGCCGGAGACTCCG TGGTGACTCTGCTTGACTACGGTGCCGGCAATGTTCGTAGTGTGAGGAATGCCATTCGCCACCTCGGCTTCGACGTTAAAGat GTTCAAACTCCAGAAGACATTCTCAACGCCAACCGCCTAGTTTTTCCTGGAGTGGGGGCTTTTGCTGCGGCCATGGATGTGCTGAATAAGAATGG GATGGCTGAAGCACTCTGTTCATATATTGAGAAGGACCGACCATTTCTAGGCATTTGTCTGGGACTTCAGCTCCTTTTTGAATCCAGTGAAGAGAAAGGACCAG TGAAAGGTCTTGGCTTGATACCTGGAGTGGTTGGGCGTTTTGATTCATCAAATGGTTTCAGAGTTCCACACATTGGATGGAATGCTTTGCAGATTAGAAAAGACTCATTAATTTTGGATGATGTTGGAAGCAATCATGTCTATTTTGTTCATTCTTACAGAGCCATGCCA TCAGATGAAAACAAAGAATGGGTTTCATCTACTTGCAACTATGGTGACAATTTTATTGCGTCTGTTAGAAGGGGAAATGTGCATGCAGTTCAATTTCACCCGGAAAAGAGTGGAG ATGTTGGTCTTTCAATATTGAGAAGATTTTTGTATCCAAAGGCACAGTTGACAAAG AAGCCCACTGAAAGGAAGGTTTTGAAACTTGCAAAGAGG GTGATTGCTTGTCTTGATGTGAGGACGAATGACAAAGGAGATCTTGTTGTAACCAAAGGCGACCAATACGATGTAAGAGAGCATACAAAAGAGAATGAG GTGAGAGAACTTGGCAAGCCTGTGGAGCTGGCTCGACAGTATTACAAAGATGGGGCGGATGAG GTcagttttttaaatattaccGGTTTCCGCGACTTCCCTTTGGGCGACTTGCCAATGTTACAG GTACTGAGATACACATCAGAAAATGTTTTTGTACCATTAACAGTTGGAGGTGGCATTAGAGATTTTACAGATGCTAATGGCAG gaAGTATTCTAGTTTGGAAGTTGCTTCAGAATATTTCAGATGTGGGGCTGATAAGATTTCCATTGGGAGTGATGCAGTTTATGCTGCAGAAGAATATTTAAGAACTGGA GTAAAAAGTGGAAATAGTAGCTTAGAGCAGATATCTAGAGTTTATGGAAATCAG GCTGTGGTTGTAAGCATTGATCCTCGCAGAGTGTACCTTAAAAATCCAGAGGATGTAGGGTTCAAGACTATTAGGGTAACAAACCCAG GTCCAAACGGAGAAGAATTTGCATGGTATCAGTGTACA GTTAGCGGTGGCCGAGAAGGCCGACCAATTGGAGCTTATGAGCTTGCAAAAGCAGTTGAGGAGCTTGGAGCTGGAGAAATACTGCTAAACTGCATTGATTGTGATG GTCAAAAGAAGGGATTTGATATAGATTTAATAAAGCTGATCTCAGATGCTGTGAGCATTCCTGTGATTGCTAGTAGTGGTGCTGGTTCTGCTGAACACTTCTCAGAGGTGTTTAGGAAAACAAATGCATCTGCTGCCCTTGCTGCGGGCATTTTCCATCGGAAGGAG
- the LOC18780667 gene encoding uncharacterized protein LOC18780667, producing MIQILFALVLAEMALILSLLFRTPLRTLVIVGLDRSKQGRGPLVAKSVGGTVLVFFSSTLYGVFSVQKRLTEAGFVNPTDEVLMAHRLLEASLIGFSLFLVLIIDRLHYYIKELNLLRKFNEEVKNLKNDYEQRKNADAEMKKTEIKQPKLQKLKSEE from the exons atgattcaaattttgtttgcaCTTGTGTTGGCCGAAATGGCATTGATTCTGAGTCTTCTGTTCAGAACCCCTCTAAGGACGTTAGTGATCGTAGGGTTAGATCGATCGAAGCAAGGACGGGGGCCATTGGTGGCAAAGAGCGTGGGAGGAACTGTCCTCGTCTTCTTTAGCTCTACCCTATATGGTGTGTTCAGTGTTCAGAAACGTTTAACAGAGGCAGGCTTTGTCAATCCAACTGATGAGGTTTTAATGGCACATCGACTCTTAGAAGCATCTCTTATAG GGTTTTCTTTATTCCTTGTACTGATTATAGATAGACTACACTATTATATCAAAGAGCTCAATCTGCTCAGAAAATTCAATGAAGAAGTTAAGAATCTGAAAAATGATTATGAGCAAAGGAAGAATGCTGATGcagaaatgaagaaaacagagaTTAAGCAACCGAAACTCCAAAAGCTGAAATCGGAAGAATAG
- the LOC18779106 gene encoding mitogen-activated protein kinase kinase kinase NPK1 yields MEHWTRGRTIGRGSTATVSLATAALSGELFAVKSTELSCSSFLQKEQCLLSKLSCPNIVEYLGCNVSTENNRPMYNLLMEYVPGGTLFDTIRRHGGRLEEPAIQLYTHQIVQGLEYLHVNGLVHCDIKSQNILVAEECVKIADLGCAKSVQIVAGDEDSATSSTIISGTPVFMAPEVARGEEQGFEADIWALGCTIIEMATGDGPWPELNDPVSALYRIGFSGDLPEIPTRLSNKGKDFLNKCLRRDPRERWTANQLLEHPFLEECLGSKTEQVREFNFTMRSPISVLDQGLWDSHEAFESPKEQSVVEGVCLNSPLERIKRLIGGTCSAFSNAPNWEFDENWSTVRSNGIEESQNSGTSNNVISVDEPVAATSPNVALTYHEELDSSLCDDDDERSFFMAFSLTEDSFVPNNLEIESDNQNFHFIHSHCCHSCFNFAGQLEPVEVKFLSFVFYFVFVFVPMAATFELIKQGSYDIPISL; encoded by the coding sequence ATGGAGCACTGGACCAGAGGACGGACCATTGGCCGTGGCTCCACCGCCACCGTCTCCCTTGCCACCGCTGCCCTCTCCGGGGAACTATTCGCTGTAAAGTCCACCGAGCTCTCCTGCTCATCTTTCTTGCAGAAAGAACAATGTCTTTTGTCCAAGCTGAGCTGTCCAAATATAGTTGAGTACTTGGGCTGCAATGTTAGCACTGAAAACAATAGGCCTATGTACAATCTTCTCATGGAGTACGTGCCCGGTGGCACGCTTTTCGATACAATTCGAAGGCATGGAGGGCGGCTAGAGGAGCCCGCGATTCAATTATACACACATCAGATTGTGCAAGGCTTGGAGTATCTTCATGTGAATGGATTGGTACATTGTGACATTAAGAGCCAAAACATTTTGGTAGCTGAAGAGTGTGTCAAAATTGCTGATCTGGGTTGTGCTAAATCGGTACAAATAGTTGCAGGGGATGAAGACTCTGCCACCTCAAGTACTATAATTTCAGGCACACCGGTGTTCATGGCGCCAGAGGTTGCACGTGGAGAAGAGCAGGGGTTTGAAGCAGACATATGGGCTCTTGGATGCACAATCATTGAAATGGCCACTGGTGATGGCCCTTGGCCGGAGCTTAACGACCCAGTTTCAGCTCTTTATCGGATTGGATTCTCCGGTGACTTGCCGGAGATTCCAACCCGGCTTTCGAACAAGGGTAAGGATTTCTTGAACAAGTGTTTGAGAAGAGACCCAAGAGAGAGGTGGACAGCTAACCAACTTCTTGAACATCCATTTCTTGAAGAGTGCTTGGGGTCTAAAACAGAACAAGTAAGGGAATTCAACTTCACTATGAGGTCTCCTATTAGCGTGTTGGATCAAGGCCTTTGGGATTCACATGAAGCCTTTGAAAGTCCAAAGGAACAATCTGTTGTTGAAGGTGTTTGTTTGAATTCTCCATTGGAAAGGATCAAGAGGTTGATTGGAGGCACTTGTTCTGCATTTTCAAATGCACCCAATTGGGAATTTGATGAAAATTGGTCCACTGTTAGAAGCAATGGCATTGAGGAAAGCCAAAACTCAGGGACAAGCAACAATGTCATCTCAGTTGATGAACCTGTGGCTGCGACTTCACCAAATGTGGCTTTAACTTATCATGAAGAGCTTGACAGTTCATtgtgtgatgatgatgatgagagaagtttttttatggcatTTAGTTTGACAGAAGATTCTTTTGTACCAAACAATCTTGAAATTGAATCAGATAATCagaattttcactttattcacTCCCATTGTTGTCattcatgttttaattttgccGGCCAATTAGAACCAGTGGAGGTTAAGTTTCTGtcatttgttttctattttgtgtttgtttttgtacCAATGGCTGCAacttttgaattaattaaacaagGTTCATATGACATACCAATCTCTCTATAG